The following proteins are encoded in a genomic region of Corylus avellana chromosome ca4, CavTom2PMs-1.0:
- the LOC132178577 gene encoding putative UDP-rhamnose:rhamnosyltransferase 1, translated as MSTGQRMATTLDGCDFVSLRSCRELEGGYLSLLEELLRKPVLPVGLLPPSPRFGNNINHIDTNWSTTLNWLEKQTPKSVVFVGFGTEYKMPVEQVHELAYGLELSKLPFMLILRNPEGLSSSELLPGGFFDRISDRGMVSLGWAPQAGRNSGSPCNFRVSLPRWLGINYRVAWFWTPTNSDAHGG; from the exons ATGTCAACCGGCCAACGCATGGCTACAACTCTGGACGGCTGCGACTTTGTTTCATTAAGAAGCTGTCGGGAGTTGGAAGGAGGATATCTAAGTCTCCTTGAAGAACTCTTGCGAAAGCCAGTTTTACCTGTCGGATTACTCCCTCCAAGTCCGAGATTTGGAAACAACATTAATCATATTGACACCAACTGGTCTACTACTCTCAACTGGCTGGAAAAACAAACACCCAAGTCTGTTGTTTTTGTAGGGTTTGGCACCGAGTACAAAATGCCCGTTGAACAAGTGCATGAATTGGCCTATGGGCTTGAACTCTCCAAGCTTCCGTTTATGTTGATTCTCAGAAATCCCGAGGGGCTAAGCAGTTCAGAATTATTGCCTGGTGGGTTTTTTGATCGAATCTCTGACCGAGGCATGGTTTCTCTTGGTTGGGCGCCACAAGCAG GTAGAAATTCTGGCTCACCCTGCAATTTTAGGGTGTCTCTTCCACGCTGGTTGGGGATCAATTATCGAGTCGCTTGGTTTTGGACACCCACAAATTCTGATGCCCATGGTGGCTGA
- the LOC132177988 gene encoding putative UDP-rhamnose:rhamnosyltransferase 1, with the protein MASKQYHVMMFPWMAFGHMIPFLELSKQLAAKGIRISFISTQRNVQRLPSIPTLLADNMKFVELPLPSVDGLPENCEASVDLEREQIPYLKKACGALQAPIEKLIHKDPPHLILFDFIHCWIPETAAKFGVPCAFFSAFSASALTFAGPPAELKSLNKRNKAEDFSARSGGRLSPTLLLS; encoded by the exons ATGGCTTCCAAACAATACCATGTTATGATGTTCCCATGGATGGCATTTGGGCATATGATCCCATTTCTTGAGTTATCCAAACAGTTGGCAGCAAAGGGTATTCGGATTTCCTTCATTTCCACCCAAAGAAATGTTCAGAGGTTGCCTTCGATACCTACACTTTTAGCAGACAACATGAAGTTTGTGGAGCTCCCACTGCCCTCAGTTGATGGCCTCCCTGAAAATTGTGAGGCCAGCGTTGACTTGGAAAGAGAGCAGATTCCGTATCTGAAGAAGGCGTGTGGTGCGTTACAAGCACCAATTGAAAAGCTGATCCATAAGGATCCCCCACACTTAATTCTGTTTGATTTCATCCACTGCTGGATCCCTGAAACGGCTGCTAAATTTGGTGTGCCTTGTGCCTTTTTCAGTGCTTTTTCTGCAAGTGCATTAACCTTTGCAGGGCCACCTGCAGAGCTGAAGTCCCTCAACAAACGAAACAAAGCTGAAGATTTTTCG GCTCGATCAGGCGGCAGGTTATCTCCAACACTTCTACTCTCCTGA